The Vigna unguiculata cultivar IT97K-499-35 chromosome 1, ASM411807v1, whole genome shotgun sequence nucleotide sequence ttatagTAAGCTGAAATTCACCTTAATAATGATCTTAACTCATTTTAAGAGAAAGTTTTGGGACCGAAACTTTATGAGACCCTCATTTAATGGACAGATGAATgggactaatttaaaaataaattaagactCACCCATGGACCattaataaatttacaatttaagAAACATTAATTGACCAAAGATGCTACGTGTAAATTCTTCTATATACTTGAGGACAAGCACTTCGgatataaactaataaaaaaatctgaaaacATTTGATGTGTTAGCAGATCGACCTGCTTATCATCAGGCTTTATAAGTTGGATATAGacgtaaaataaatttttcgttTATTTAACAGGTCAATTTTAGCTaaccttttttaaaatattgaggaACGAACCTCAAACGATTCACGCCAACTCATATACCCACCCATGGAAGAAAGGGTGAGCAAAAAGTATTAGTGTCCTACGCTATGAGGTGACAAActtaaaattatgtattcagATAGTATATTAGATAGTAGATGATAtcttattacttttatattcatttttaaactaGGTTTGTATACGTGGGAGAATAcgtgaatattattttataagtaatattttgaaaaggtaaaataattataaaaaatagttaaaaacattattttaataagatgtgatttttcattttactaTTAATTTATACCATTATTAATCTATATCATTATATAGAAGATTCTTTTTCAGtttgactattttttaaattaaaataattttaattattaatttaaatttaagcgttttttaaattaaaataatcagtttttacttaaattattcatttgtttagaccaaattaattatatatatagttttcactagtaataataataaaatattgatgaaaACGGTTACATTAAGTACGTTTAAATAtggttttagttttttaaatatcttgCTTTTAGTTTGTTACAAACTTTTGTTtcctgcaatttttttatttatttatccttcttcatttattttagtcttttcaataaatatatccTTTTAGTTTAATTcctgttatattttattatgaaactaaatgatttacatattaaaaggaaaaaaaatgaatatcttACATggataacaatataaaattataatttttgccACAGAAATCAaaagtcaaagaaaaaaaaattaaggaaaaaatattgGATAGAACTATATTTCCAATACAAAAACATGTGCATTTTAGACATACAAATCTATATATCCAACTAAGTTGAcctgtaaaaaataattgatcaaaCATCACCATTGGAGTTGCATAGAACAAACTCAAGAAGGAGAAAGTCATGCAAATGTACATTATACAAAATGTAAATAATGAACAAAAGAAGACTCTTTAGAAGTTGTGAACATCTTCATGTTTGTCTTAAATCTATTTGCCATACTACACAGTTTATAGTCTATACaaatttcttgattaattccctttcgataaaagataattatgtaAACCCTCCTCACATGCAAACCATTCTCAGTACAGTAAAATAATTTGAACAAAAccagttataataaaaaaaataaaaggtaaatGTTTTCATATAATGACATAATTCTtcaagaaacataaaaaataggAATGCATTACATCTACAACATACaaatcattttgaaataaaatgtaCTACTAATGACCGATCAAAGGATGTGAAAATGATTCTCCAAGCACACCTAAACCTTAAAATGCAAAGATTAAACCCTACATGGAACTGAAAAACTCTATATTGATCGagatttctaatttctaatttctaactAAACCCACAACAATGCTCAATTTCTGAATATCTGCCTAGTGCTCTCAACCCTCCTGGAACAGGGTCTGGGAGGAATTTCATTACTTGCTTCATCATCAACTTCACTATGAACATTTGAATTGCCATATATTGTGGTAAGACTTTCATCTGTGACCTCTCCTTCACAAACTGGACATTCCTTTGCCTTTGAATAAGAACATGGCAATGGCAACTTGTGAAAGCAAGCCCAACAAAACAAGTGACCACAACAAGTCAAAACAGGATCCTTTGCCCTCTTCAAACACACATTACAGTGAAACAACTTTGCAGCAAAACCCTCACCTTCATTGGTTCTCAACCCTAATGCTTTAGCAACCAAATAACTAGCCTTTCTTTTACCCTTTGTTTCTTCTGTAATTTCTCCTCCAAAATCACCACCGTGCACCACTTCTTCATCTTGAAGATGAGCCACTGTAACCACTTCTCCGGCGTGGTTAACGATCTGAATCGGAGCATGACTCAGTCGTCGCCTCTGACGTTGCCTTGCCCTAAAAGCTGCACCTTCTAGTCTTCTCAGTCGCTCTTCTATTCCATCtaaattttcattcaaatcaaCCTCCATTGCAAACTTCAATCCTATGCACACACCTAAATTATTTCAAACtcaatcaaaaccaaaatagaATGAATGTTAATCAAGAACACGAACGAAACTATAACCAGACCCACGAATGATTTGAAACATGAAATTCTTGATGTTTAATCACACCACTTATCAGATTTATCactctttcttttatatattttatcttctttctgATTCACTCGTCCTTCCACTCGTGTACACACGCACTCGTTCTTGTTTTCCCCTTTTGAAATAAAACCCTAAAATTCGAacgaatgaaaaaaaaaatgtacagaAAGCATAATTGATTAAAACCCCATGCACGTAAAAAGAATTAGACAATGAAAAGAAAACTGATTGGACAAAAGAGTAGAGAAATTGCCTGTGTGTTGTTGATGAACGCTAATATGCCATGAACGATTGAGGTTGTTGTGAGTGATCTAAGCTTGTGAGATCAAAATTGGGGTAaggtaataataaaatcataattgaaTGGCAACATAAAGTTGAACTTCGTGATGCTGAAAAAGCAAAAGTTCGTATTGCGATGGGAGAACGAGAAATAGGGTTTGTGGATCGGATGTGCCCAGATAagttttatactttatttatgCTAATAAGGTTGGAAAGGAcacaaattacaatttttatactTATCCTAATACAATCGAATTCAGAGAGAAACAGGTaggttcttttttattttttaatcagaaaaacaaatatattaaaatttacataatcTTTATACTTTTTTGGATTTCATCATAACCTACCGAATGATAATAGTGCGAGAAAACTAActgaaaagtaatattttatatttgtacaaaatatactgaaatttatatatatttcaaattaaattatagaagtggaaaaaaaaaaattgaagggcCAAGACGCTCACTATTCCGCCTTAAAAAGGTGATCAATTAAATAACCATTCCTTTCATTCTTTAAGTCTAAAATTGGTGTCTGATATTCTTTAGACAAAATCCCAAAATTTAAacatccaataaaaaaaaagagtgcaAAAATTCCATGATTGATTAAAGACCCATTTGAGTAAATCCCTACagattaaaaataactaaaataatggAGAAAACCCTGATTTGAGGAGAGAACTATCTACCAAGGTTCATTTGGGGTGGTGAACAACTTGTGGGCATTTTCTTGGTCAGAGTAATACAAATttagagataaaattaaaataaatagaaatgaataagatatgaaatgaaattaagtGTTTATTCTTTTTGTGTACACAAGTTGggatataattaataacaaattttcttGTGGAAAGCAGTTGAAACAGGTTGTctatagagatggcaaataaacccgtccccgtgggtattgtccgaatccgtccccgttttgacggagaattttcgcattgactgggtatgggtatgggtatgggtatggggaattcCCGACTTCTTTAATTGGGTATgcggatgggtatggggatgtacatatcagtgtcataatacccgtccccgccatatctccgtctccatttaaattattaaaatattcataattaattaagtaactatatatatatatatatatatatatatatactttctattttttatttcttttaattatttggtttgtcctgaaactcattcgcatctccaatatattttttatcttatcataacctttatgtaattatgttcaaatgatgtatgttaattaaaaaatttttgcctaacatttgaatatttctattattttttaatatttttatttattatatattttcctttcacatgagaatgtttatactctcaatttaaggtaatataaaaaaaattctttacttattattattaatttttgtttaatttgaagaactcttttgtttcattaaaataattttctattgagtatatatgttgatatttgaaaagttttcttagttctctaaggtatttctcattttatcataccttaattatacatttgatttcctttgtgcgatttctttcgatagtctctcaaattatttctaaaacacacatttgttagttttttaatatttttattactgtttattttcatcatgtagaataatattttgatatattctatctaattattttttattttataactcattattaatcatactgtaattttttcactttaaattatgtttgaagtggttaaaattatatatatatatatatatatatatatatatatatatataatgatatttagg carries:
- the LOC114163994 gene encoding E3 ubiquitin-protein ligase RNF185-like; the encoded protein is MEVDLNENLDGIEERLRRLEGAAFRARQRQRRRLSHAPIQIVNHAGEVVTVAHLQDEEVVHGGDFGGEITEETKGKRKASYLVAKALGLRTNEGEGFAAKLFHCNVCLKRAKDPVLTCCGHLFCWACFHKLPLPCSYSKAKECPVCEGEVTDESLTTIYGNSNVHSEVDDEASNEIPPRPCSRRVESTRQIFRN